A stretch of Mesorhizobium sp. M2A.F.Ca.ET.046.03.2.1 DNA encodes these proteins:
- a CDS encoding pyruvate dehydrogenase complex dihydrolipoamide acetyltransferase, producing the protein MPINITMPALSPTMEEGNLSKWLVKEGDKVSPGDVIAEIETDKATMEVEAVDEGTVAKLVVPAGTEGVKVNALIAILAGEGEDAAAAAKSGGSAAPKAEAPKADAPKAEAPKEAPKPAAAAAAPAPAKAEPAPVANGHAAGDRVFASPLARRIAKDAGVDVSAVTGTGPHGRVVKADVEAAISSGGAKAAPAAKAPAGAPGATPAPAPKPMSDDQVLKLFAEGSYELVQHDNMRKTIARRLVEAKSTIPHFYLTLDCELDALLALRTQLNAAAPMRKTDKGEVPAYKLSVNDMVIKAMAMALMAVPDANASWTENAMVKHKHADVGVAVSIPGGLITPIIRHADEKTLSVISNEMKDLASRARSRKLKPEEYQGGTTAVSNLGMFGIKDFAAVINPPHATILAVGAGEERAVVKKGEIKIATVMSVTLSTDHRAVDGALGAELLGAFKRMIENPMGMLV; encoded by the coding sequence ATGCCAATCAACATCACCATGCCGGCGCTCTCTCCGACCATGGAAGAGGGCAACCTGTCAAAATGGCTGGTCAAGGAAGGCGACAAGGTTTCGCCCGGCGACGTGATCGCCGAGATCGAGACCGACAAGGCGACGATGGAAGTCGAGGCCGTCGATGAAGGCACGGTCGCCAAGCTGGTGGTTCCGGCCGGCACCGAAGGCGTCAAGGTCAACGCACTGATCGCGATCCTGGCCGGTGAGGGCGAGGATGCCGCCGCCGCGGCCAAGAGCGGTGGCAGCGCCGCGCCAAAGGCCGAAGCGCCGAAGGCGGACGCTCCGAAGGCCGAAGCCCCCAAGGAAGCACCCAAGCCGGCAGCAGCGGCCGCGGCGCCTGCGCCGGCGAAGGCCGAGCCCGCTCCCGTCGCCAACGGCCACGCCGCCGGCGACCGCGTCTTCGCGTCGCCGCTGGCTCGCCGCATCGCCAAGGATGCGGGCGTGGATGTTTCCGCCGTGACCGGCACCGGCCCGCATGGCCGCGTCGTCAAGGCCGATGTCGAAGCGGCGATCTCTTCCGGCGGCGCCAAGGCGGCGCCTGCCGCGAAAGCGCCGGCCGGCGCCCCTGGCGCGACTCCGGCGCCGGCACCCAAGCCGATGTCGGACGACCAGGTGCTGAAGCTGTTCGCCGAAGGCTCCTACGAGCTCGTTCAGCATGACAACATGCGCAAGACCATCGCGCGCCGCCTGGTCGAGGCGAAGTCCACCATCCCGCATTTCTATCTGACGCTGGACTGCGAGCTCGATGCGCTCTTGGCGCTGCGCACGCAGCTCAATGCCGCCGCCCCGATGAGGAAGACCGACAAGGGCGAGGTTCCGGCCTACAAGCTCTCCGTCAATGATATGGTGATCAAGGCGATGGCCATGGCGCTGATGGCGGTGCCGGATGCGAACGCCTCCTGGACCGAGAACGCCATGGTCAAGCACAAGCACGCCGATGTCGGCGTCGCCGTGTCGATTCCCGGCGGCCTGATCACGCCGATCATCCGGCATGCCGATGAAAAGACGCTGTCGGTGATCTCCAACGAGATGAAGGATTTGGCCAGCCGTGCCAGGAGCCGCAAGCTGAAGCCGGAAGAGTATCAGGGCGGCACGACGGCGGTGTCCAATCTCGGCATGTTCGGCATCAAGGACTTTGCCGCCGTCATCAACCCGCCGCATGCGACGATCCTGGCGGTCGGCGCGGGCGAGGAGCGTGCGGTGGTGAAGAAGGGTGAGATCAAGATTGCCACGGTGATGTCAGTGACGCTTTCGACCGACCACCGCGCGGTCGACGGCGCGCTCGGCGCCGAACTGCTCGGCGCCTTCAAGCGCATGATCGAAAACCCGATGGGCATGCTGGTGTAG
- a CDS encoding septum formation initiator family protein — protein sequence MWTRQHKQRNTGRLIIPSLCALFLAYFGFHAYHGEFGIYSKYRLEARAAELQAQLDAVKARRVDFERRVQLMHEGTLEKDMLDEQARKALNLSQPDEITIMLPSARK from the coding sequence ATGTGGACACGTCAGCACAAGCAGAGAAACACCGGCAGGCTGATCATCCCTTCGCTCTGCGCGCTCTTTCTGGCCTATTTCGGCTTCCATGCCTATCACGGCGAGTTCGGCATCTATTCCAAGTACCGGCTCGAGGCCCGGGCGGCCGAACTGCAGGCGCAGCTTGATGCCGTGAAGGCGCGCCGGGTCGATTTCGAGCGCCGTGTCCAGCTGATGCATGAAGGCACGCTGGAAAAGGATATGCTTGACGAGCAGGCCCGAAAGGCGCTCAATTTGTCTCAGCCCGACGAAATCACCATCATGCTGCCCTCCGCGAGGAAATAA
- the lpdA gene encoding dihydrolipoyl dehydrogenase, translating into MAESYDVIIIGSGPGGYVTAVRSAQLGFKTAIVEREHLGGICLNWGCIPTKALLRSAEIMHYSDHLKDYGLKLEGGKVSPDPAAVVDRSRKVSLRLNSGVGFLMKKNKVDVIWGEAKLSKPGEVVVSKTAKKAMEPQPPVPKGVKGEGTYTAKHIILATGARPRALPGIEPDGKLIWTYFEAMVPKEMPKSLLVMGSGAIGIEFASFYRTMGADVTVVELLPAVMPVEDAEVSKFAQKQFEKQGMKIILEAKVTKVDKGANSVTAHVEMKDGKVEKITADRMISAVGVQGNIENLGLETLGVKTDRGCIVVDGYGKTNVPGIYAIGDVAGPPMLAHKAEHEGVVCIEKIANFPGVHAIDKLKIPGCTYCSPQVASVGLTEAKAKAEGKDIRVGRFPFSANGKAIALGEDQGFVKTIFDKKTGQLLGAHMVGAEVTELIQGFVVAMNLETTEEELMHTIFPHPTLSEMMKESVLDAYGRALNA; encoded by the coding sequence GTGGCTGAATCCTACGACGTCATCATCATCGGCTCAGGCCCCGGCGGCTATGTCACGGCGGTGCGTTCCGCCCAGCTCGGCTTCAAGACGGCGATCGTCGAGCGCGAGCATCTGGGTGGCATCTGCCTCAACTGGGGCTGCATCCCGACCAAGGCGCTGCTGCGCTCGGCCGAGATCATGCATTATTCGGATCACCTGAAGGACTACGGCCTTAAGCTCGAGGGCGGCAAGGTCAGCCCCGACCCGGCCGCCGTGGTCGACCGTTCGCGAAAAGTGTCGCTCAGGCTGAACAGCGGCGTCGGCTTCTTGATGAAGAAGAACAAGGTCGACGTCATCTGGGGCGAGGCGAAGCTCTCCAAGCCCGGCGAAGTCGTCGTCTCGAAGACCGCCAAGAAGGCGATGGAACCGCAGCCGCCGGTGCCGAAAGGCGTCAAGGGCGAGGGCACCTACACCGCCAAGCACATCATTCTCGCGACCGGCGCCCGGCCGCGCGCGCTGCCCGGCATCGAGCCGGACGGCAAGCTGATCTGGACCTATTTCGAGGCGATGGTGCCGAAAGAGATGCCGAAGTCGCTGCTGGTGATGGGCTCGGGCGCCATCGGCATCGAGTTCGCCTCCTTCTACCGCACCATGGGCGCGGACGTGACGGTGGTCGAGCTGCTGCCCGCGGTGATGCCGGTTGAGGACGCCGAAGTCTCGAAATTCGCGCAAAAACAGTTTGAGAAGCAGGGGATGAAGATCATCCTCGAAGCCAAGGTGACCAAGGTCGATAAGGGCGCCAATTCGGTCACCGCGCATGTCGAGATGAAGGACGGCAAGGTGGAGAAGATCACCGCCGACCGCATGATCTCTGCCGTCGGCGTGCAGGGCAACATCGAGAATCTCGGTCTCGAGACGCTCGGCGTGAAGACCGATCGCGGCTGCATCGTCGTCGACGGTTACGGCAAGACCAATGTGCCCGGCATCTACGCCATCGGCGACGTCGCCGGCCCGCCGATGCTCGCCCACAAGGCAGAGCATGAAGGCGTCGTCTGCATCGAGAAGATCGCCAACTTCCCGGGCGTGCACGCCATCGACAAGCTGAAGATCCCCGGCTGCACCTATTGCAGCCCGCAGGTCGCGTCGGTCGGCCTGACCGAGGCGAAGGCCAAGGCGGAAGGCAAGGACATCCGCGTCGGCCGCTTCCCCTTCAGCGCCAATGGCAAGGCCATCGCGCTGGGCGAGGACCAGGGTTTCGTCAAGACCATCTTCGACAAGAAGACCGGGCAGCTTCTCGGCGCCCATATGGTCGGCGCCGAAGTGACAGAGCTCATCCAGGGTTTTGTGGTGGCGATGAACCTGGAGACGACCGAGGAAGAGCTGATGCACACGATCTTCCCGCATCCGACGCTGTCGGAGATGATGAAGGAGAGCGTGCTCGACGCCTATGGCCGCGCTTTGAACGCATGA
- a CDS encoding pyruvate dehydrogenase complex E1 component subunit beta, whose product MPIEILMPALSPTMEEGNLSKWLKNEGDKVVAGDVIAEIETDKATMEVEAVDEGTLAKIVVPAGTEGVKVNAVIAVLAVDGEDVDKAGEGIGEEEPAKAEAAPAPAPAAPKSEAPAPVAAAPKTEVAAEPDIPAGTEMASTTVREALRDAMAEEMRRDGDVFVMGEEVAEYQGAYKITQGLLQEFGPRRVVDTPITEHGFAGVGVGAAMAGLKPIVEFMTFNFAMQAIDQIINSAAKTLYMSGGQMGAPIVFRGPNGAAARVAAQHSQCYAAWYSHIPGLKVVMPYTAADAKGLLKAAIRDPNPVIFLENEILYGHSFDVPKLDDFVLPIGKARIHKQGKDVTIVSFGIGMTYAVKAEAELRGMGIDAEIIDLRTIRPLDFDTIIASVKKTNRLVVVEEGFPQNSVGDHIANQVSQRAFDFLDAPVITIAGKDVPMPYAANLEKLALPNVGEVVEAVKAVTYR is encoded by the coding sequence ATGCCGATCGAAATTCTCATGCCCGCGCTCTCACCGACGATGGAAGAGGGCAATCTTTCCAAATGGTTGAAGAACGAGGGCGACAAGGTCGTCGCCGGTGACGTGATCGCCGAGATCGAGACCGACAAGGCGACGATGGAGGTCGAAGCCGTCGACGAAGGCACGCTGGCCAAGATCGTCGTTCCCGCCGGCACCGAAGGCGTCAAGGTCAATGCGGTGATCGCCGTGCTCGCGGTCGACGGCGAAGACGTCGACAAGGCCGGCGAAGGCATCGGCGAGGAAGAACCTGCCAAGGCTGAAGCCGCGCCTGCGCCGGCGCCCGCTGCCCCCAAGAGCGAGGCTCCGGCCCCTGTCGCCGCCGCGCCGAAGACGGAAGTAGCGGCCGAGCCGGACATTCCCGCCGGCACCGAGATGGCTTCCACCACGGTGCGCGAGGCGCTCCGCGACGCCATGGCCGAGGAGATGCGCCGCGACGGCGACGTCTTCGTCATGGGCGAGGAAGTCGCCGAGTACCAGGGCGCCTACAAGATCACGCAAGGCCTGCTGCAGGAATTCGGGCCGCGGCGGGTCGTCGATACCCCGATCACCGAGCACGGCTTTGCCGGTGTCGGCGTGGGTGCGGCGATGGCCGGGCTGAAGCCGATCGTCGAGTTCATGACCTTCAACTTCGCCATGCAGGCGATCGACCAGATCATCAACTCGGCCGCCAAGACGCTCTATATGTCCGGCGGCCAGATGGGCGCGCCGATCGTCTTCCGCGGCCCGAACGGCGCCGCCGCCCGCGTCGCCGCGCAGCACTCGCAATGCTATGCCGCCTGGTACAGTCACATCCCCGGCCTCAAGGTGGTGATGCCCTACACGGCGGCCGACGCCAAGGGCCTGCTCAAGGCGGCTATCCGCGATCCGAACCCGGTCATCTTCCTCGAGAACGAGATCCTCTACGGCCACTCCTTCGATGTGCCGAAGCTCGACGACTTCGTGCTGCCGATCGGCAAGGCTCGCATCCACAAGCAGGGCAAGGACGTCACCATCGTCTCCTTCGGTATCGGCATGACCTACGCGGTCAAGGCGGAGGCCGAGCTGCGCGGCATGGGCATCGATGCCGAGATCATCGATCTCAGGACCATCCGGCCGCTCGACTTCGACACGATCATCGCCTCGGTAAAGAAGACCAACCGTCTCGTGGTGGTGGAAGAAGGTTTTCCGCAGAACTCGGTCGGCGACCACATCGCCAACCAGGTCTCGCAGCGCGCCTTCGACTTCCTCGACGCGCCGGTGATCACCATCGCCGGCAAGGACGTGCCGATGCCTTATGCGGCGAACCTCGAAAAGCTGGCGCTGCCCAATGTCGGCGAGGTCGTCGAGGCCGTCAAAGCCGTTACCTATCGCTAA
- a CDS encoding GlsB/YeaQ/YmgE family stress response membrane protein: MHLNGVGWIAAIIVGGLAGWLAEMVMKSNTGIFMNIIMGIVGAIVLNAILQALNIQSFGVGWVAYLITGFIGACLLIFVGRLVRR; the protein is encoded by the coding sequence ATGCATTTGAATGGCGTCGGCTGGATCGCAGCCATCATCGTCGGCGGCTTGGCGGGCTGGCTCGCCGAGATGGTCATGAAGAGCAACACCGGCATCTTCATGAACATCATCATGGGCATCGTCGGCGCGATCGTGCTGAACGCGATCCTGCAGGCTCTCAACATCCAGTCGTTCGGCGTCGGCTGGGTCGCCTATCTGATCACCGGCTTCATCGGGGCCTGCCTGCTGATCTTTGTTGGCCGGCTCGTTCGCCGGTAA
- a CDS encoding SGNH/GDSL hydrolase family protein: MKTILCYGDSLTWGYDAASLGRHALQDRWPSLLGAELGDDIQVIAEGLNGRTTAFDDHLAGADRNGARVLPTILTSHAPLDLIIIMLGANDMKPWIHGNPVAAKQGIQRLIDIVRGHDYPFDWPAPQILIVAPPVVTRTDNAEFKEMFAGGDDASKRLAPQYSALADEAGCGFFDAGTVAVTTPLDGVHLDAENTRNIGKALAPLVRVMLSF, from the coding sequence ATGAAGACGATTCTCTGCTACGGCGACTCTCTCACCTGGGGCTACGACGCAGCCAGCCTCGGGCGCCATGCGCTCCAGGATCGCTGGCCGAGCTTGCTGGGGGCCGAGCTCGGCGACGACATCCAGGTCATCGCCGAAGGCCTTAACGGCCGCACCACGGCCTTCGACGACCATCTGGCCGGCGCGGACCGCAATGGCGCCCGTGTGCTGCCGACGATCCTGACCAGCCATGCGCCGCTCGACCTGATCATAATCATGCTTGGCGCCAACGACATGAAGCCATGGATCCACGGCAATCCGGTCGCAGCCAAACAGGGCATCCAGCGCCTGATCGACATCGTGCGCGGCCATGACTATCCGTTCGACTGGCCCGCACCGCAGATCCTCATCGTCGCGCCGCCGGTGGTGACGCGCACCGACAATGCCGAATTCAAGGAAATGTTCGCCGGCGGCGACGACGCTTCCAAGCGTCTGGCGCCGCAATATTCAGCACTGGCCGACGAGGCCGGCTGCGGCTTCTTCGACGCCGGCACGGTGGCCGTCACCACGCCGCTCGACGGCGTCCACCTCGATGCCGAGAACACGCGCAACATCGGCAAGGCGCTGGCGCCGCTCGTGCGCGTGATGCTCTCATTCTAA
- the pdhA gene encoding pyruvate dehydrogenase (acetyl-transferring) E1 component subunit alpha, with translation MATAAKKAPAKSRSDNKSRSDKQPNLSAPKPADFTKEEELSAYRHMLLIRRFEEKAGQLYGMGFIGGFCHLYIGQEAVVTGMKMALVEGDQMITAYRDHGHMLAMDLSPRGVMAELTGRRGGLSKGKGGSMHMFSKEKHFYGGHGIVGAQVSLGTGLAFANRYRENKNVSLTYFGDGAANQGQVYESFNMASLWKLPVIYIIENNRYAMGTSVSRSSAETDFSHRGASFKIPGIQVDGMDVRAVKSAADIATEWCRAGNGPLILEMQTYRYRGHSMSDPAKYRSKEEVQKMRSEHDPIEQVRVRLLDKKWASEDELKAIDKEVRDIVADAAEFAQNDAEPDPSELWTDIVL, from the coding sequence ATGGCCACCGCCGCCAAAAAAGCGCCCGCGAAATCCAGATCCGACAACAAATCCAGATCCGACAAGCAGCCCAATCTGTCAGCACCCAAGCCCGCTGATTTCACCAAGGAAGAAGAGCTCTCCGCCTACCGGCATATGCTCTTGATCCGCCGCTTCGAGGAGAAGGCCGGCCAGCTTTACGGCATGGGCTTCATCGGCGGCTTCTGCCATCTCTATATCGGCCAGGAAGCCGTCGTCACCGGCATGAAGATGGCGTTGGTCGAAGGCGACCAGATGATCACCGCCTATCGCGACCACGGCCACATGCTGGCGATGGACCTGTCACCGCGCGGCGTCATGGCCGAGCTCACCGGACGCCGCGGCGGCCTGTCCAAGGGCAAGGGCGGCTCCATGCACATGTTCTCCAAGGAGAAGCATTTCTATGGCGGCCACGGCATCGTCGGCGCCCAGGTGTCGCTCGGCACCGGTCTCGCCTTCGCCAACCGCTACCGCGAGAATAAGAACGTTTCGCTGACTTATTTCGGCGACGGCGCCGCCAACCAGGGCCAGGTCTATGAGAGCTTCAACATGGCCTCGCTGTGGAAGCTGCCGGTGATCTACATCATCGAGAACAACCGCTACGCCATGGGCACGTCGGTGTCGCGCTCGTCGGCAGAGACCGACTTCTCGCATCGCGGCGCTTCCTTCAAGATCCCCGGCATCCAGGTCGACGGCATGGACGTCCGCGCCGTGAAGTCGGCGGCCGACATCGCCACCGAATGGTGCCGCGCCGGCAACGGCCCGCTTATCCTCGAAATGCAGACCTACCGCTATCGCGGCCATTCGATGTCCGACCCGGCGAAGTACCGCTCCAAGGAGGAGGTGCAGAAGATGCGCTCCGAGCACGACCCGATCGAGCAGGTTCGGGTGCGGCTGCTCGACAAGAAGTGGGCAAGCGAGGACGAGCTCAAGGCCATCGACAAGGAAGTTCGCGACATCGTCGCCGACGCCGCCGAATTCGCCCAGAACGACGCCGAGCCGGATCCGTCCGAGCTCTGGACCGACATCGTACTCTAA